One bacterium HR11 genomic window, TTGATTTCCCGGATCGCCCGACCGATGTCCTGGGTGACCGTCCCGGCCTTCGGGTTCGGCATCAGGCCCCGGGGACCCAGGACCTTTCCGACGCGTCCCAAGAAGCGCATCATGTCCGGCGTGGCGACGACGGCGTCATAGTCGAGCCACCCTTGCTCGATCCGCTCGACGACCTCGGGACCTTCGACGAAATCGGCCCCGGCCTGGCGGGCCTCGACGGCCTTGTCGCCGACGGCGATGGCCAGGACGCGCCGGGCTTTGCCCGTTCCGTGCGGGAGGACGACGCTTCCACGCACCTGTTGCTCGGGCTTTCGGGGGTCGACCCCCAGACGCAAGGCCAGTTCGACCGTCTCATCGAATCGAGCAAAGGCGATCTCCTTCAGCAGAGCCAGGGCCGCTTCCAGACGATACGGCCGGGCCTCGACCTTCGCCCGCGCCGCCGCGTATTTACGCCCCACCGCCATCCTCCGACACAGGATTCGGCCATCCGGCCATAGGGCAGTGATGTCCGACCAAGGACCATAGACCACGGACCATGGAGCCCCGAAGCCCAAGCCGGTCTATGGTCTGGGGTCTATGGTCGATGGTCGGATTTGATGCGAGCGCTTCCCAATTGCCCATCTTTAATCCACGACGGCGATGCCCATACTCTTACACTGACCCTCCAGGGTCCGGACGGCCGCCTCGAGGGAGTCGCAGTTCAGGTCCTTCATCCGCTGACGGGCCAGCTCAACCAGTTGGGCCCGAGAGATCTTGCCCACCTTTTCTTTATTAGGCGTTCCCGAGCCCTTCACGATCCCGGCCAGTTGCTTCAACAAGAAGGAAGTCACCGGACCCTTCAGCTCGACGGAAAACGTCCGGTCCTCGTAGATATGGACCAGGACCCGGACTTGTTGGCCCCGCATCGAGGCCGTCAGGGCGTTAAAGGTCTTGACGAACTCCATCAGGTTCACGCCGTGCTGACCCAGGGCCGGGCCGACCGGCGGACCCGGCGTAGCGCTCCCGCCTTCCAGGATTAACCGTACGGTCGCGACCTCCCGCTTCTTGCCCATCGGACGCTTCTCCCCTCCGTGAACCCGGCCCCCGCGTCACTGCAACTTCTTGACCTGCAAGAAACTGAGCTCCAGGGGGGTGGCCCGGCTGAAGATGGTGACGACGACCCGAAGGGTCTGCTTCTGGTAGTTGATGTCCTCGATTTGCCCGACGAAACCGGTAAAGGGGCCGTCGATGATCTGGACCGTCTCCCCGCGCTCGAATTCGAGTTCCGTGACGGGCTTTTCCTCGGCTTCCCGGATTTGCTCGAAGATCCGCTGGATCTCCTCGTCCGTCAGGGGCATCGGCCGCCGACCGGCGCTGATGATGCCGGCGACCCGGGGCGTCGTCCGAACAATTTGCCAGGTCCGCTCGTCGTCCAGGTCGGCCTCGATCAGGATGTAGCCCGGAAACAGCTTGCGCTCGGTCTCGACCCGTTTGCCGTCCCGGATCTCGATGACCTTTTGCCGGGGGACCAGGATCCGCCGGACCTTATCCTGGAGGTTGTACGCCCGGACCCGTTGTTCCAGGGCCTCCCGAACGGCATCCTCCTGACCGGCGTACGTATGCAAGACGTACCACTTTGTCGTCTTTTCGACCGATTCGGGCATATCGGACGACCCCGTAGGATTCGAAGGCATAGACGTCGGCCCGGGTCCTTCGAGCCGGCTACCGAAAATGTAGGGATGCTCGGTCAACCGAGCAGACGGCGAAAGAGTTCATGCAGTACCCATTGGCCCCCCAGGTCGACCACCCACAGGACGAAGCCGATGAGGGCCACCGTCAGGAGGACCAAGACCGTGTGCTCTACCACCGATGGGCGGCTGGGCCAGGTGACTCGACGGAGTTCGTCCTGTACGTCGCGAAGGAAACGGCGGAGACGATGCCACCACTGCACGCGTGCGCTCCACCCCACGATGGCAGGGCACGAGGGATTTGAACCCCCAACCCTCGGTTTTGGAGACCGATGCTCTGCCTGGTTGAGCTAGTGCCCTGCGGCGACTCCGGAGTCCATCCCATATTATGGGCTATTTCGTCTCCCGGTGCAAGGTGTGCCGACGGCAGTGCGGGCAGTGCTTCCGGAGCTCCAGTCGGTCGGGCGTGTTGGTCCGGTTCTTCTGGGTCGTGTAGTTCCGGCGTCGGCATTCGGTACATTCCAGGGTGACCGTCTGACGACCCTTCTTTTTGGCCATCGGCCCTTACTCCCAGACTTCGGTGATCGTGCCCGCCCCGACCGTGCGGCCGCCTTCCCGGATGGCGAACCGAAGACCCTTCTCCAGGGCGACGGGCTTGATGAGCTCGACCTGGAGCTCGACGTTGTCGCCGGGAGCGACCATCTGGACCCCCTCGGGGAGGATGACCGTCCCCGTCACGTCCGTCGTCCGGAAGTAGAACTGGGGCCGGTAGCCCGTCGTGAAGGGCGTGTGCCGACCGCCCTCTTCCTTGCGGAGGATGTAGACCTGGGCCTTAAAGTGACGGTAGGGCCGGATCGACCCCGGGGCCGCCACGACCATCCCCCGCTCGACCTCGTCCTTGGACGTACCCCGCAGGAGCAGGCCGACGTTGTCCCCGGCGATGGCCTCGTCCAGCTCCTTCCGGAACATCTCGATGCCCGTGACGACCCGCCGCAGAATCTCATCCCGGAGGCCGACGATCTCGACCTCCTGCTCCTTCTTGAGCCGACCCCGCTCGACCCGACCCGTCACGACCGTGCCCCGGCCCGTGATGGAGAAGACGTCCTCGATGGGCATCAGGAAGGGCTTGTCGACGTCCCGCACGGGCTCCGGGATGTACTCGTCGATGGCATTCAGGAGCTCCATGATGGCGTCCTCCCACTTGGGGTCGCCTTCTAAGGCCTTCAGGGCGCTGACCCGTACGATAGGCGTCTCGTCGCCGGGAAACCCGTACTTCTTCAGCAGGTCCCGGATGTCCTCCTCGACGAGCTCCAGCATCTCCGGGTCGTCGACCATGTCGACCTTGTTCAGGGCGACGACGATGGAAGGCACACCGACCTGACGGGCCAGCAGGACGTGTTCGTAGGTCTGCGGCATCGGCCCGTCCGGCGCCGACACGACCAAGATCGCCCCGTCCATCTGGGCGGCGCCCGTGATCATGTTCTTGATGTAGTCGGCATGGCCCGGACAGTCGATATGGGCGTAGTGCCGCTTGGGCGTCTCGTACTCGATGTGGGCGATGGCGATCGTGATCCCGCGAGCCTTCTCCTCGGGAGCCTTGTCGATCTGGTCGAAGGGAACGTACCGGTTCACGGGCGACGGATACCGCTTGCTTAGGACCAGCGTCATGGCCGCCGTCAGCGTCGTCTTGCCGTGGTCGATGTGGCCGATGGTGCCGACGTTCACGTGCGGCTTCGTCCGCTCAAATTTCCCGATGGCCATGGGATTCCTCCTCGGTCCTTCGGTCTGGTGCTGAGTCCTGGACGTCGGGTCCCACCCACGACCCAGCACCTTCGGGATTCAAGCTATGGAGCCCACGACCGGACTCGAACCGGTGGCCTCTTCCTTACCAAGGAAGTGCTCTACCGCCTGAGCTACGTGGGCCCCCTTTCCATGAATTGCGAATTTAACTTCACCCTATTACCCGACCCCGTGGAGCGGGAAACGGGATTCGAACCCGCGGCCCTCAGCTTGGAAGGCTGATGCTCTACCCCTGAGCTATTCCCGCCCCTGGTGGGGAGGGAAGGATTTGAACCTCCGAAGCCTTCCGGCGGTGGATTTACAGTCCACTCCCTTTGGCCGCTCGGGCACCTCCCCACATAACGACAGGACGTCCTGATACCGTGACGGGGTTCAAAAAGGAAGCAACCACCAAGCCTATAGAACCTAAGAAAGAAAAGGAGGACGACCTCGTCCCGCCATCCCGACGTCCCGCCGGTACAGCAGGGGCCCCCCGCCGCTACCCCGACTCGAAAATCACCCCTTGGGACGGACCCCTATCGGCCCCTCAAGTCCTTTGCCTCGAACCGACCCGTTCGACAGAATCCACCCCTTCACCATAGTCTATTATATAGTCCACCCCTTCTATCATCCACCATCCGCCTGGGACCCGGCAACTGGGACCTGGGGCCGGACCCGTCGGGAAAGACCAAGGGCCCTGGGCTACGGGGCCGCCTGGAGCCGGCGGGGGGACTCGAACCCCCAGCCCACGGATTACAAATCCATTGCGCTACCCATTGCGCCACGCCGGCTGATGGCATTCCCCTCGGGGGTGGAGCACGCCGCAGAGGGACGGGTGTCACTGGGCCTTTATCTTAGGTCTCTCACCCCGACCTGTCAACGACTGAGGACCATAGACCATAGACCACGGACCATGGACCACAGACCATGGACTTGGCCGGGGAGACCGGATGGCCTCGTCTGAAGACACGGGCTCGAAGTCTGGAGAGGCCTTTTCGGCGGCGGGGCGAGGAGACCGTGGACGAGGACCGCATCCACGCCCATCTTCAGGCTCCCTCCACCCGGTAGGGCCTTCCCTTCCTCATGGATTCCGCCTGAGTGGAAGAACGACGACGGCTCTGTCGGGCCGAAGACCTGCATGTGGCCAAGTCTATGGTCCATGGTCTATGGTCTGTGGTCTATGGTCTACCCAATGAGTGTCTTGCATCCCGCATCCCGCATCCTGTATCCTGCCCCTGCATCGCCGGAGGCATCGCCCATGACGTGGGAAGCGGTCATCGGCCTGGAGGTCCACGCCCAGCTCCTGACGACGACGAAGATGTTCTGCCGCTGTCGGAACCGGTTCGGGGATCCCCCCAACACGAACGTCTGTCCCGTCTGTCTGGGCCTGCCGGGGAGCCTGCCCGTTCCCAACGAGGCGGCCCTGGCGATGGCCGTCCGGACGGCCCTGGCCCTGCAGTGCACGATTCACACCGTCTGCGAGTTCAGCCGCAAGAATTACTTCTATCCGGACCTTCCCAAGAACTATCAGATTTCCCAGTACGACCGGCCCCTGGCGACGGACGGGGTCCTCGAGTTCCGACTGGACGGGGAAATCCGCCGGGTCCGCATCCGCCGCCTCCATGTCGAGGAAGACGCCGGCAAGTCCCTCCACGAGGGCTTTCCCGACTCGGACCGGTACACGTATCTGGACTTCAACCGGTGCGGGGCGCCCCTGATGGAGATCGTCTCCGAGCCGGACATCCGTTCC contains:
- the rplA gene encoding 50S ribosomal protein L1, whose amino-acid sequence is MGRKYAAARAKVEARPYRLEAALALLKEIAFARFDETVELALRLGVDPRKPEQQVRGSVVLPHGTGKARRVLAIAVGDKAVEARQAGADFVEGPEVVERIEQGWLDYDAVVATPDMMRFLGRVGKVLGPRGLMPNPKAGTVTQDIGRAIREIKAGRVEFRTDKTGNVHIPVGKKSFPVEHLAENVLAAVEAVLRAKPSTARGKYLRRAYVSTTMSPSLELDLNDLLARLRV
- the rplK gene encoding 50S ribosomal protein L11 — translated: MGKKREVATVRLILEGGSATPGPPVGPALGQHGVNLMEFVKTFNALTASMRGQQVRVLVHIYEDRTFSVELKGPVTSFLLKQLAGIVKGSGTPNKEKVGKISRAQLVELARQRMKDLNCDSLEAAVRTLEGQCKSMGIAVVD
- the nusG gene encoding Transcription termination/antitermination protein NusG; the protein is MPESVEKTTKWYVLHTYAGQEDAVREALEQRVRAYNLQDKVRRILVPRQKVIEIRDGKRVETERKLFPGYILIEADLDDERTWQIVRTTPRVAGIISAGRRPMPLTDEEIQRIFEQIREAEEKPVTELEFERGETVQIIDGPFTGFVGQIEDINYQKQTLRVVVTIFSRATPLELSFLQVKKLQ
- the secE gene encoding Protein translocase subunit SecE, with amino-acid sequence MQWWHRLRRFLRDVQDELRRVTWPSRPSVVEHTVLVLLTVALIGFVLWVVDLGGQWVLHELFRRLLG
- the rpmG gene encoding 50S ribosomal protein L33: MAKKKGRQTVTLECTECRRRNYTTQKNRTNTPDRLELRKHCPHCRRHTLHRETK
- the tuf gene encoding Elongation factor Tu; this translates as MAIGKFERTKPHVNVGTIGHIDHGKTTLTAAMTLVLSKRYPSPVNRYVPFDQIDKAPEEKARGITIAIAHIEYETPKRHYAHIDCPGHADYIKNMITGAAQMDGAILVVSAPDGPMPQTYEHVLLARQVGVPSIVVALNKVDMVDDPEMLELVEEDIRDLLKKYGFPGDETPIVRVSALKALEGDPKWEDAIMELLNAIDEYIPEPVRDVDKPFLMPIEDVFSITGRGTVVTGRVERGRLKKEQEVEIVGLRDEILRRVVTGIEMFRKELDEAIAGDNVGLLLRGTSKDEVERGMVVAAPGSIRPYRHFKAQVYILRKEEGGRHTPFTTGYRPQFYFRTTDVTGTVILPEGVQMVAPGDNVELQVELIKPVALEKGLRFAIREGGRTVGAGTITEVWE